A single genomic interval of Saccharospirillum mangrovi harbors:
- a CDS encoding aminoglycoside phosphotransferase family protein yields MTTQSLTMTDLGQPLVSARSADIYAWQAGQIVKLFHAEYDQSMADLERRNAEEAHAKGATAIECLGMVNLDGRFGLVMNRIDGTTLTGSLDHNPLNFLSIPRRMAVQHARVHAAETDQLPDVKSQIHQHIDTAALDFLSDAQRARLHRYLDQLPDGNTLLHMDFHTENILVNPHLETVIDWATAARGHVGADLAMTHFLFHEAELFPGISKFKEWLYGRFRLNIYRRYFKHYARLRQLDPAWINQQIDAWMLPIRASRLALWQAPTEIEPLQQQIRAGIEALPA; encoded by the coding sequence ATGACCACCCAAAGCCTGACCATGACCGACCTGGGTCAACCCCTGGTATCGGCCCGTTCTGCCGACATCTATGCCTGGCAAGCTGGCCAGATCGTGAAACTTTTCCACGCCGAATACGACCAGAGCATGGCCGACCTCGAACGCCGCAACGCCGAAGAAGCCCACGCCAAAGGCGCCACCGCCATTGAGTGCCTGGGTATGGTTAACCTGGACGGTCGTTTTGGTCTGGTGATGAACCGCATCGACGGCACCACCCTGACCGGCAGTCTGGACCACAACCCGCTGAATTTTCTCAGCATTCCGCGCCGTATGGCGGTGCAACACGCTCGGGTGCACGCCGCCGAAACCGATCAACTGCCGGATGTGAAAAGCCAGATTCATCAACACATCGACACCGCCGCGCTGGATTTTCTCAGCGATGCCCAGCGCGCGCGTCTGCACCGTTATCTGGATCAATTGCCCGACGGCAATACCCTGCTGCACATGGATTTCCACACCGAAAATATTCTGGTGAATCCGCACCTGGAAACGGTTATCGACTGGGCGACGGCCGCACGCGGCCATGTCGGGGCCGACCTTGCCATGACGCATTTTCTGTTTCACGAAGCCGAATTGTTTCCCGGCATCAGCAAATTCAAAGAATGGCTGTACGGCCGTTTTCGGCTGAACATTTACCGCCGTTATTTCAAACATTACGCGCGGCTGCGTCAGCTCGACCCGGCCTGGATCAACCAGCAGATCGACGCCTGGATGCTGCCGATTCGCGCCAGCCGCCTGGCGCTGTGGCAGGCACCGACGGAAATTGAACCGCTGCAACAACAAATCCGTGCCGGCATCGAGGCATTGCCGGCGTAA
- a CDS encoding MaoC family dehydratase, translating to MNVIDLLKEKTERLTRNQAEFRDLIAPQWRGYWAELWQSARNHQWVNWILDSDQRSLADEEAQPVCDSPEAEAMRQQLLAQLDTVIYIGDWMTVDQHRINQFAEITEDRQWIHTDPERAAEESPFKATIAHGFLTLSLIPRLINAVDPNNPPYKGAKMVVNMGLNRVRFPYPLRAGSRVRGTKKIVEVKIVQRGLEVTEEITVEIENLRRPACVAQTVIRLVY from the coding sequence ATGAATGTCATCGATTTATTGAAAGAAAAGACCGAACGTCTAACCCGTAATCAGGCGGAATTCCGCGATCTGATTGCGCCGCAATGGCGCGGCTATTGGGCCGAATTGTGGCAAAGCGCGCGCAATCATCAGTGGGTAAACTGGATTCTCGACAGCGACCAGCGCAGCCTCGCCGACGAAGAAGCCCAGCCGGTCTGCGACAGCCCCGAAGCCGAAGCCATGCGTCAGCAATTGCTGGCACAGTTGGATACAGTGATTTATATCGGCGACTGGATGACGGTCGATCAACACCGCATCAACCAATTCGCCGAAATCACCGAAGACCGCCAATGGATTCACACCGACCCGGAACGCGCCGCTGAAGAATCGCCGTTCAAAGCGACCATTGCGCACGGCTTTTTAACGCTGTCGCTGATTCCGCGTTTGATTAATGCCGTCGATCCGAATAACCCGCCGTACAAAGGCGCCAAGATGGTGGTCAACATGGGTCTGAACCGGGTGCGGTTCCCCTACCCGTTGCGCGCTGGCAGCCGCGTGCGCGGCACTAAGAAAATTGTCGAAGTGAAGATCGTGCAGCGTGGTCTGGAAGTGACCGAAGAAATTACCGTTGAGATCGAAAACCTGCGCCGCCCGGCCTGTGTCGCCCAGACCGTGATTCGGTTGGTGTACTGA
- the lolB gene encoding lipoprotein insertase outer membrane protein LolB, whose protein sequence is MKIWLALGAVALLLVGCANNDTQPDYADLTETWAFSGKMAVRNAREASSFNVDWVQSQASFEIELSGPLGQGRVEVAGRPGRVTLRQGEDVWHARSLTELGQRLADMNLPLDHLQYWVRGRASPRDIGTLTLDDQGRMTRLQQSGWTVNFPAYYGDGPDALPQRIDFERDDASGRLVIRSWLADAS, encoded by the coding sequence GTGAAAATCTGGCTGGCGCTGGGCGCCGTCGCGCTGTTGCTGGTGGGTTGTGCCAACAACGACACCCAACCCGATTACGCCGACTTAACCGAAACCTGGGCGTTCAGCGGCAAAATGGCGGTACGCAACGCGCGCGAAGCCAGCAGTTTCAATGTCGACTGGGTGCAATCGCAAGCCTCGTTCGAGATTGAACTTTCCGGCCCGCTGGGCCAGGGCCGGGTTGAAGTGGCCGGTCGTCCGGGCCGGGTGACGCTGCGCCAGGGCGAAGACGTCTGGCACGCACGCAGCCTGACCGAACTCGGCCAACGTCTGGCCGACATGAACCTGCCGCTCGATCACCTGCAATATTGGGTACGAGGCCGCGCTTCGCCGCGCGACATCGGCACGCTGACGCTGGACGACCAAGGCCGCATGACGCGCCTGCAACAGTCCGGCTGGACAGTGAACTTCCCGGCTTACTACGGCGACGGCCCGGACGCCCTGCCGCAACGCATCGACTTTGAACGCGACGACGCCAGCGGCCGACTGGTGATTCGCAGCTGGCTCGCCGACGCCAGCTAA
- a CDS encoding D-2-hydroxyacid dehydrogenase has protein sequence MKGAFLDRGTFPDELALQPPAAITDWTEYRLTQPEQRYERLAGCTLAVTNKVMLDADLLRQLPELKAIAVTATGTNNVDLDYCAEAGIAVFNATGYAEESVSEHALMLMLALMRNLKEYLADADQQGWSDSPFFLNRVAPIQNLAGRTLTVIGRGVLGEGLAQRAQALGMSICYAERPGAAQVRPGFTDFASALSQADVLSLHCPLTPETRHLINARTLAQVKPGCVLINTGRGGLIDESAVLDALRSGQLGGAGLDVATNEPPLPSDTIWRLAEHPRVILTPHVAWASNEAMSTLLRQIETKLTTWLEDR, from the coding sequence ATGAAAGGCGCCTTTCTCGACCGCGGTACCTTCCCTGATGAGCTGGCGTTGCAACCGCCCGCCGCCATCACCGACTGGACCGAATACCGCCTCACCCAACCCGAACAACGCTACGAACGCCTGGCCGGTTGCACGCTGGCGGTCACCAACAAGGTGATGCTCGATGCCGACCTGTTGCGCCAGTTGCCTGAATTGAAAGCCATCGCCGTCACCGCCACCGGCACCAACAACGTCGATCTCGATTATTGCGCCGAAGCGGGCATCGCCGTGTTCAACGCCACCGGCTACGCCGAAGAATCTGTCAGTGAACACGCCTTAATGCTGATGCTGGCGTTAATGCGCAACCTCAAAGAATACCTGGCCGATGCCGACCAGCAGGGTTGGTCCGACAGTCCGTTTTTCCTCAATCGCGTCGCGCCGATTCAAAACCTCGCCGGCCGGACTTTGACTGTGATTGGTCGGGGCGTACTGGGCGAAGGTCTGGCGCAACGGGCGCAGGCGCTGGGCATGTCCATCTGCTACGCCGAGCGCCCCGGTGCCGCTCAGGTTCGGCCCGGTTTCACCGACTTCGCCAGCGCTCTGAGCCAGGCCGATGTGCTCAGCCTGCACTGCCCGCTGACGCCGGAAACCCGGCATCTGATCAACGCCCGCACGCTGGCGCAGGTCAAGCCCGGCTGCGTGCTGATCAACACCGGCCGTGGCGGCCTGATCGACGAAAGCGCGGTGCTGGATGCGTTGCGCAGCGGCCAGCTCGGGGGTGCCGGTCTGGACGTGGCGACCAACGAACCGCCGCTGCCTTCGGACACCATCTGGCGTCTGGCCGAACACCCGCGGGTGATTTTGACGCCGCACGTGGCCTGGGCCTCGAACGAAGCCATGAGCACACTGTTGCGACAGATTGAAACCAAGCTGACAACCTGGCTGGAAGACCGATAG
- the prfA gene encoding peptide chain release factor 1 encodes MKDSIRHKLADLTERYQELARLLAEPEVINDQSRFRSYSQEYAELEEVVNCFADYQRCESDRDAGRAMLDDSDAEMRELGKEEVRNADARLADLSEQLEVLLLPKDPNDGKNVFLEIRAGTGGDEAALFAGDLYRMYARYAEAEGWRLEILSASDGEHGGYKEVITRISGERVYSRLKFESGAHRVQRVPATESQGRIHTSACTVAVMPEADELAEIEIDKSQLRIDTFRASGAGGQHVNKTDSAIRITHLPTGIVVECQDERSQHKNRARAMSLLAARLQDAQQSAAAKEQADTRRSLVGSGDRSERIRTYNFPQGRITDHRINLTLYKLDEVMTGDLDPVIVPLVQEDQARRLAEMAS; translated from the coding sequence ATGAAAGATTCCATCCGCCACAAACTGGCCGATTTGACCGAACGCTATCAGGAACTGGCGCGTTTGCTGGCCGAACCGGAAGTCATTAACGACCAGTCTCGTTTCCGCAGCTATTCGCAGGAATACGCCGAACTCGAAGAAGTGGTGAACTGCTTTGCCGACTATCAACGCTGCGAATCCGACCGCGACGCTGGCCGCGCCATGCTCGACGACAGCGACGCCGAGATGCGCGAACTGGGCAAAGAAGAAGTGCGCAACGCCGACGCCAGACTGGCCGACCTGAGCGAACAACTGGAAGTGCTGTTGCTGCCCAAAGATCCGAACGACGGCAAAAACGTCTTCCTGGAAATCCGCGCTGGCACCGGCGGCGATGAAGCGGCGCTGTTCGCCGGCGATCTGTACCGCATGTACGCACGCTACGCCGAAGCCGAAGGCTGGCGCTTGGAAATTCTCTCGGCCAGCGACGGTGAACACGGCGGCTATAAAGAAGTGATTACCCGCATCAGCGGCGAGCGGGTGTATTCGCGGCTCAAATTTGAATCCGGCGCACACCGGGTGCAGCGCGTGCCGGCGACTGAAAGCCAGGGCCGCATTCACACCTCAGCCTGCACCGTGGCGGTGATGCCCGAAGCCGACGAACTGGCGGAAATCGAAATCGACAAAAGCCAGTTGCGCATCGACACCTTCCGCGCTTCCGGCGCGGGCGGTCAGCACGTCAACAAAACCGACTCGGCCATCCGCATCACGCACTTGCCGACCGGCATTGTGGTCGAATGTCAGGACGAACGTTCGCAGCACAAAAACCGCGCCCGGGCGATGTCGTTGCTGGCAGCGCGGCTGCAAGACGCCCAGCAAAGCGCGGCGGCCAAAGAACAGGCCGACACCCGGCGTTCACTGGTTGGCAGCGGCGACCGTTCCGAGCGCATCCGCACCTACAATTTTCCGCAAGGTCGCATCACCGACCACCGCATCAACCTGACGTTGTACAAGCTCGATGAAGTGATGACCGGCGATCTCGATCCGGTCATCGTGCCGCTGGTGCAGGAAGATCAGGCGCGGCGATTGGCGGAGATGGCGTCGTGA
- the prmC gene encoding peptide chain release factor N(5)-glutamine methyltransferase, translated as MTDHTNSVKAVRQSAIERGLDALDADLLLARALGQTRTWLFTWPDKTVEPGPLATFAALAERRLAGEPVAHILGEKEFWSLPLAVNASTLVPRPDTETLVAAVLDRFGPAPIDLADLGTGTGAIALALASERPNWRITAIDRIADAVALAKHNAEQLGLPVTVVDGDWAAPLADSRLDVLVSNPPYIDAADPHLAQGDVRFEPRSALVADDQGLADLRRIVGEGRRVLKSGGWVFLEHGWQQGAAVRRLLKEAGYHQIKTLHDLADRERVSLGRWD; from the coding sequence GTGACGGATCACACCAACAGCGTCAAAGCCGTGCGTCAGTCGGCGATTGAGCGCGGCCTCGATGCGCTCGACGCCGATTTGCTGCTTGCCCGCGCGCTCGGTCAAACCCGCACCTGGCTGTTCACCTGGCCCGACAAAACCGTCGAACCCGGCCCGTTGGCAACCTTTGCAGCCCTGGCAGAACGACGTCTCGCTGGCGAGCCGGTGGCGCACATTCTGGGTGAGAAAGAATTCTGGTCGCTGCCGCTGGCCGTCAACGCCTCGACTTTGGTGCCAAGGCCCGACACCGAAACGCTGGTTGCTGCGGTGCTCGACCGTTTCGGCCCGGCCCCCATCGACCTGGCCGACTTGGGCACCGGCACTGGCGCCATCGCGCTGGCACTTGCTAGCGAACGGCCGAACTGGCGCATCACCGCCATTGATCGCATTGCCGATGCCGTGGCCTTAGCCAAACACAACGCCGAGCAACTGGGTTTGCCGGTCACCGTTGTGGACGGCGATTGGGCCGCGCCCTTAGCCGACAGCCGTCTGGACGTTCTGGTCAGCAACCCGCCGTACATTGATGCTGCCGATCCGCATCTGGCGCAAGGCGATGTGCGTTTTGAGCCGCGTTCGGCGTTGGTGGCAGACGATCAGGGCCTGGCCGATTTGCGGCGTATCGTCGGCGAAGGCCGGCGTGTGTTGAAGTCAGGCGGTTGGGTGTTTCTCGAACACGGCTGGCAGCAGGGCGCGGCGGTGCGTCGGTTGCTCAAAGAAGCGGGTTATCACCAGATCAAGACATTGCACGATTTGGCTGACCGCGAACGGGTCAGCCTGGGGCGTTGGGACTGA
- a CDS encoding AraC family transcriptional regulator, translating into MATDMIQARALLGFAELLSDVNADPMPLLDCAKIPREALHEPERPISLDALARLYDLTAGQLGMADFGLRLSTYQDASLYGPLALIALNAHSVGEALDGLTRNFAYHTPGAHFDVGPSDDGRWLGVQYRLRLSANIDGRQIIEQSYAMAFKLWSMVAPQRVQEAHIILRHAPVLPLATYANYFGCPLSFDQPQDAILLPLDALATPLAQTDDSLRATAERYVAHIIRRHPLDVGRQVEQLIDQQLAVGGARIDAIARQLGLHRRTLQRRLAEQSLVFDQLLDQRRQAHARRYLADDQLSLARVTTLLGYNEQSSFIRACKRWSGLAPGPWRRQLMAASIGSDQ; encoded by the coding sequence TTGGCAACCGACATGATTCAAGCCCGCGCCTTGCTGGGCTTTGCCGAGCTGCTGAGCGATGTCAACGCCGACCCAATGCCGCTGTTGGACTGCGCGAAGATCCCGCGCGAGGCGCTGCACGAACCGGAACGGCCGATTTCACTGGATGCGCTGGCGCGGCTTTATGACCTGACAGCCGGACAACTGGGCATGGCCGATTTCGGCTTGCGATTGTCGACCTATCAGGACGCTTCGCTCTACGGCCCCTTGGCGTTGATTGCGCTGAACGCCCACAGCGTTGGCGAAGCGCTCGACGGCCTGACGCGGAATTTCGCGTATCACACCCCCGGTGCGCATTTCGATGTTGGCCCGTCGGACGATGGCCGCTGGTTGGGTGTGCAGTATCGGTTGCGTCTGAGCGCGAACATCGATGGCCGCCAGATCATCGAACAGTCGTACGCCATGGCGTTCAAATTGTGGTCGATGGTCGCGCCGCAACGCGTTCAGGAAGCGCACATTATTTTGCGCCACGCGCCGGTTTTGCCGTTGGCAACTTACGCGAATTACTTCGGTTGTCCACTCAGTTTTGACCAACCGCAAGATGCGATTTTGTTGCCGCTCGACGCCCTGGCGACGCCACTGGCGCAGACCGATGACTCGTTGCGGGCGACGGCCGAGCGTTATGTGGCGCACATCATCCGCCGTCATCCGTTGGATGTCGGGCGACAGGTGGAACAGTTGATCGATCAGCAACTGGCCGTCGGCGGCGCCCGCATTGACGCCATTGCCCGGCAATTGGGTTTGCATCGTCGCACGCTGCAACGGCGTTTAGCCGAACAATCGCTGGTATTTGATCAATTGCTCGACCAGCGCCGCCAGGCGCACGCCCGACGTTACCTGGCCGACGATCAACTCAGCCTGGCGCGGGTAACGACGCTGCTCGGTTACAACGAACAAAGTTCCTTTATCCGCGCCTGCAAACGCTGGTCGGGCCTGGCACCGGGGCCGTGGCGGCGGCAACTGATGGCGGCGTCGATTGGCTCGGATCAATAG
- a CDS encoding glycerol-3-phosphate dehydrogenase/oxidase, whose translation MFRPEPAWLSAQDWDLIVIGGGITGAAVLREASRLGLRCLLLEQRDFAWGASSRSGKWVHGGLRYIKQGQLLTTWHAVRERDKLCAQLPGLIDIEGMHWPLYRRDWKGSLIIRAGLWLYDRMAGKRRRHPVSLTRLHEMFPGLEVPNLDGALCFYEGQTDDARLTLRLIQAAESSGAIALNYAEVTGLYQPESAGKTPVRGVYVDLGDAQPTRIPARQVIAATGAWADRLRVQSSQANAPRIRPLRGSHLVFDAARLPVRGTLITEHPHDRRPGFITPFQGRVIVGNTDLDHRQDLQQDAAITDAEVDYLLASVNHYFPSLNLQRNDILATFSGVRPVVDSGADDPSKEARDHAVWEEHELITIGGGKLTTFQHIARDALRRVRDKFPELKRLHRAGPPLSMPSHWPDKPSALNDAQFKRLAGRYGERLGEFLASADAKTLNIIPGTDTLWAELPWCARHEAVVKLDDLLLRRTRIGLLLAHGGAGLQQPIRKLVQPALGWDDTKWQEEWHRYSELWHRYYGVPDGTEDVPGSTKDKVSKENRDAV comes from the coding sequence ATGTTTCGACCTGAACCGGCCTGGCTCAGTGCACAAGATTGGGATTTGATCGTCATCGGCGGCGGCATCACCGGCGCCGCCGTCTTGCGTGAGGCGTCGCGTCTGGGTTTGCGTTGCCTGCTGTTGGAACAGCGCGACTTCGCCTGGGGCGCGTCCAGCCGTTCCGGCAAATGGGTGCACGGCGGCTTGCGTTACATCAAGCAAGGCCAACTGCTGACCACCTGGCACGCAGTGCGCGAGCGCGACAAGCTGTGCGCCCAACTGCCCGGCCTGATCGACATCGAAGGCATGCACTGGCCGCTGTATCGACGCGATTGGAAAGGTTCGCTGATCATCCGCGCCGGCCTTTGGCTGTACGATCGAATGGCCGGTAAACGGCGCCGCCATCCGGTGTCGCTGACGCGGCTGCATGAAATGTTTCCCGGACTCGAGGTACCGAACCTCGATGGCGCACTGTGTTTTTACGAAGGCCAGACCGACGACGCCCGGCTGACGTTGCGGTTGATTCAGGCCGCCGAAAGCAGCGGCGCCATTGCACTAAATTACGCCGAAGTGACCGGGCTGTACCAGCCGGAGTCGGCCGGCAAAACACCGGTGCGCGGCGTTTATGTTGATCTGGGAGATGCCCAACCAACGCGGATACCGGCGCGCCAGGTCATCGCCGCGACCGGCGCCTGGGCCGATCGGCTACGCGTGCAATCCAGCCAGGCCAACGCGCCACGCATTCGGCCATTGCGCGGCAGCCATCTGGTGTTCGACGCGGCCCGTCTGCCGGTGCGCGGTACGTTGATCACCGAACACCCGCACGACCGCCGCCCGGGTTTTATCACGCCGTTTCAAGGCCGCGTCATCGTCGGCAACACCGACCTGGACCACCGGCAGGACTTGCAACAGGACGCGGCCATTACCGACGCCGAAGTCGATTATCTGCTGGCGTCGGTGAACCACTATTTCCCGTCGCTCAACTTACAGCGCAACGACATCCTGGCGACCTTCTCCGGCGTGCGCCCGGTGGTCGACAGCGGCGCAGATGACCCGTCCAAAGAAGCGCGCGACCACGCCGTTTGGGAAGAACACGAACTGATCACCATTGGCGGCGGCAAACTGACCACCTTCCAGCACATCGCGCGCGATGCCCTGCGCCGGGTACGCGACAAGTTTCCCGAACTCAAACGCCTGCACCGCGCGGGGCCGCCGTTGTCGATGCCGAGCCATTGGCCGGATAAACCCAGCGCACTCAACGACGCTCAATTCAAACGACTGGCCGGGCGCTACGGCGAGCGGCTGGGTGAATTTCTGGCGTCGGCCGATGCGAAAACGTTGAACATCATTCCAGGCACCGACACGCTTTGGGCCGAATTGCCCTGGTGCGCCCGGCACGAAGCGGTGGTGAAACTCGACGACTTACTGCTGCGGCGCACCCGAATTGGCTTGCTGCTGGCGCACGGTGGCGCCGGTTTGCAGCAGCCCATTCGCAAGCTGGTGCAACCGGCGTTGGGGTGGGACGACACAAAATGGCAAGAAGAATGGCATCGGTATAGCGAACTTTGGCATCGGTACTATGGTGTACCTGACGGCACTGAGGATGTGCCGGGCAGTACCAAGGACAAAGTCAGCAAGGAGAACCGGGATGCTGTTTGA
- a CDS encoding tetratricopeptide repeat protein, which translates to MPLPTHQDSRYRMKSAHTEHRPYAFRSLVTLVLLSLILSGCASGLTVPGSTASPSPRSAPQPTEPAAPEIATTPLDGQSFYQLLLAEIATNRGDFGAAAELYSHLDNRTDDAQIARRASALMQLVNDYGRMQPHASHWVQLEPEVAEAWQALAVSSFANGDFVTGEQALNEWLTRFPQAPAETALIGTGYLPTDRKLELAAIYQRLQSQYPRSAALPYGAARLLTEAGDFDTAYTEVTRSRQLSDSPGAGLLAYRIHLERNELDAAHELIADLAEQYPDNSQVASAYASFAYSQGMADKSEVLESLFNRFPNEPLIVRTFARESFEAGDYDTAEALFKRLVQSAHADEAQYYLGRINVENARPELAAEHFLAVQQPPYLISALAELTELWAQDRLDELRQQLAQARVNFPEQNAILWRLEAGALRSRGDAEQAISILDQGLDQNPRDISLLYDQALIATSLERFELADANLSTVLELDPNNASALNALGYTWADRNLNLAQAQDYIDRALALEPEDPAIMDSKGWIEYRLGNLSVAEDWLRKALGAFDNDEVAAHLAEVLWVQGEQEEARRWLRHAFELNADSPTATGVVDRFKVDL; encoded by the coding sequence ATGCCGTTACCTACTCATCAGGACAGCCGTTATCGCATGAAGTCAGCCCACACCGAACACCGTCCGTACGCTTTCCGCTCGTTGGTCACCCTGGTTTTGCTCAGCTTGATACTCAGCGGCTGCGCCTCCGGCCTGACCGTTCCTGGCAGTACAGCGTCACCGAGCCCGCGCAGCGCGCCGCAACCGACCGAGCCAGCCGCACCCGAGATCGCCACCACTCCGCTCGACGGCCAGAGCTTCTATCAATTGTTGCTGGCCGAGATCGCGACTAATAGAGGCGATTTTGGTGCCGCCGCTGAACTGTACAGCCATCTCGACAACCGCACCGACGACGCACAAATTGCCCGCCGTGCCTCGGCCTTGATGCAACTGGTCAACGACTACGGCCGCATGCAGCCGCACGCCAGCCACTGGGTACAACTGGAACCGGAAGTGGCCGAAGCCTGGCAGGCGTTGGCGGTATCGAGTTTTGCCAACGGCGATTTTGTCACCGGCGAACAGGCGTTGAATGAATGGCTGACGCGGTTCCCGCAGGCACCGGCAGAAACCGCTTTAATCGGCACGGGTTATTTGCCGACTGATCGCAAGCTGGAACTGGCGGCTATCTATCAACGGCTGCAAAGCCAATACCCGCGTTCGGCCGCACTGCCCTACGGCGCCGCCCGTTTGCTGACCGAGGCCGGCGATTTCGACACCGCCTACACCGAAGTCACCCGGTCGCGGCAGTTGTCCGACAGCCCCGGTGCAGGCCTGCTGGCGTACCGCATTCATCTGGAACGCAACGAACTCGACGCCGCCCACGAATTGATTGCCGATCTCGCTGAGCAATATCCGGACAACAGCCAGGTCGCCAGCGCTTACGCCAGCTTCGCTTACAGCCAGGGCATGGCGGACAAATCCGAAGTATTGGAGTCGCTGTTCAACCGCTTCCCGAACGAGCCGTTGATCGTGCGCACTTTCGCACGCGAATCCTTTGAAGCCGGCGATTACGACACCGCCGAAGCGTTGTTCAAACGCTTGGTCCAAAGCGCTCATGCCGACGAGGCGCAGTATTACCTCGGCCGCATCAACGTTGAAAACGCTCGCCCGGAACTCGCTGCCGAGCATTTTCTCGCCGTGCAGCAACCGCCGTATCTGATCTCGGCGCTGGCCGAACTGACCGAACTCTGGGCGCAGGACCGACTGGACGAACTGCGCCAGCAACTGGCACAGGCACGCGTTAACTTCCCCGAGCAAAACGCCATCTTGTGGCGTCTTGAAGCCGGTGCGTTGCGCAGCCGTGGCGACGCCGAACAGGCGATATCCATTCTTGACCAGGGCCTGGACCAGAACCCGCGCGACATCAGCCTGCTGTACGACCAGGCGTTAATCGCCACCAGCCTGGAGCGCTTTGAACTGGCCGACGCCAATCTCAGCACCGTGCTGGAACTGGACCCGAACAACGCCTCAGCACTGAATGCGCTGGGTTACACCTGGGCAGACCGCAATCTGAACCTGGCGCAAGCGCAGGACTACATCGACCGCGCGCTGGCACTGGAACCGGAAGACCCGGCGATTATGGATTCCAAAGGCTGGATCGAATATCGACTGGGCAATCTATCCGTCGCCGAAGACTGGCTGCGCAAAGCGTTAGGCGCGTTCGACAACGACGAAGTGGCTGCCCATCTGGCCGAGGTGTTGTGGGTGCAAGGCGAACAGGAAGAAGCGCGCCGCTGGTTGCGCCACGCCTTTGAACTGAACGCCGACAGCCCGACTGCCACTGGTGTGGTCGATCGCTTTAAGGTGGACCTGTGA
- the hemA gene encoding glutamyl-tRNA reductase, whose translation MSLVAIGINHQTAPIDIREKVSFAPETMSESLAAVLALPGIDETVILSTCNRSEIYCAADERSIEAVVQWLADYHNVEINQLRDALYIHIDRPAIEHLGRVAAGLDSMVLGEPQILGQLKSAFAVAQEYDSVGQQLNQLFQHSFRVAKNVRTQTAIGENAVSVAFAAVSLSTRIFDKLSECRALLVGAGETIDLVARHLLEKGVTDLVVANRTLTRAQELAERFGARAVLLSDIPDELPAADIVISSTASQLPIIGKGMVERALKKRRHRPMFMVDIAVPRDIEAEVGDLGDIYLYTVDDLKSVIEANVRSRREAAKEALQIIGRSTDAFSQSLKERQAADVIRQLRAKTETLKSTELDKARRALAQGGDPEQVLEQLARGLTNKLLHAPTVALRKAHGEGEAEARDWVTRLFDLEDS comes from the coding sequence ATGTCTTTAGTGGCCATCGGCATCAATCACCAAACCGCACCGATCGACATTCGGGAAAAGGTCAGCTTTGCGCCTGAAACCATGTCGGAGTCGCTGGCGGCGGTCCTGGCGCTGCCGGGTATCGACGAAACCGTCATCCTGTCTACCTGCAACCGCAGTGAAATCTATTGCGCCGCCGACGAACGCAGCATCGAAGCGGTGGTGCAATGGCTGGCGGATTATCACAACGTTGAAATCAACCAGCTGCGCGACGCGCTCTACATTCACATCGACCGGCCGGCCATCGAACATCTTGGCCGTGTCGCCGCCGGGCTCGATTCGATGGTGCTGGGCGAGCCACAGATTCTCGGCCAACTGAAATCCGCCTTCGCCGTCGCGCAGGAATACGATTCGGTCGGCCAGCAATTGAACCAACTGTTCCAGCACAGTTTCCGCGTCGCCAAAAACGTTCGCACCCAGACCGCCATTGGCGAAAACGCCGTCAGCGTCGCCTTTGCGGCGGTCAGTCTCAGTACCCGTATTTTCGACAAACTCAGCGAGTGCCGCGCCTTGCTGGTTGGCGCGGGCGAAACCATCGATCTGGTCGCCCGGCATTTATTGGAAAAAGGCGTCACCGATCTGGTTGTTGCCAACCGCACCTTGACCCGCGCGCAGGAATTGGCCGAGCGTTTCGGCGCGCGTGCAGTCTTGCTGTCGGACATTCCCGATGAATTGCCGGCGGCCGACATTGTGATCAGTTCCACCGCCAGCCAGTTGCCGATCATCGGCAAGGGCATGGTCGAGCGGGCGCTGAAAAAACGCCGCCACCGGCCTATGTTCATGGTCGATATCGCAGTACCGCGCGACATCGAAGCCGAAGTTGGCGATTTGGGCGACATCTATCTGTACACCGTTGACGATCTGAAATCGGTCATCGAAGCCAATGTGCGCAGCCGCCGCGAAGCCGCCAAAGAAGCGTTGCAGATTATTGGCCGCTCCACCGATGCGTTCAGTCAGTCGCTGAAAGAACGCCAGGCGGCGGATGTGATTCGCCAACTGCGTGCCAAAACCGAAACCCTGAAAAGCACCGAACTGGACAAAGCCCGTCGCGCTCTGGCGCAAGGCGGCGACCCGGAGCAGGTGCTGGAACAACTGGCGCGTGGCCTGACCAACAAACTGCTGCACGCCCCGACCGTCGCTCTGCGCAAGGCGCACGGCGAGGGCGAAGCCGAAGCGCGCGACTGGGTAACGCGGCTGTTTGATCTGGAAGATTCTTAG